DNA sequence from the Anaerolineales bacterium genome:
GGCACGCGCGGTCATGCTGCTTGCCTTATGGAGCCCCTCGGTCGAAAGCAGCCGTGCTCCCACGCTGATGGATGTCGTTCGCTCTGGCATGAGCCGTCGAGATTCCCATGCGGTTCGTCGATGCAGGCTCTCGAACGGGAAATCATCTGGGTGCACCTTGAGGCGCGGCGGGCGGCCGGTGCCAGTCGTATCCCACGCGCTCGAGCACGGCCCGGGCCAGAATCATGTGCCCGGCCTGATTGACGTGGATCCCATCTGCGGCCAGTTCGTTCGGACGGACCCACTCCAGCACCTGGTCGAAAGCGGCCTGAGTGTCGACCAGCACGGCCTGGCGCTCCGACGCCACCTGGCGCACGATTGAGCCGTAGCGATCCATCCGTGCTCGCATCGGGTCGGACCTGTCGGGCTGCAAGTAGTACGGCGTCATTAAGATCAACCCTGACAGATGCTGCCAGGTTCTGGCGATAAGCTCCCTCAGGGTGGAGGCGTACACCTCCAATCCGATCGGCTCCTCCGAGGGATCGGTGGAGTCTAACTGCTTCCACACATCATTGATGCCGATCAGGATGGACAGCCAATCGG
Encoded proteins:
- a CDS encoding SGNH/GDSL hydrolase family protein translates to MLLKPGSRLLFIGDSITDCGRRRPVGDGTSPRALGDGYVGLVQSALVAGYPDYRLQVLNMGVSGDTVRELQARWNSDVLALRPDWLSILIGINDVWKQLDSTDPSEEPIGLEVYASTLRELIARTWQHLSGLILMTPYYLQPDRSDPMRARMDRYGSIVRQVASERQAVLVDTQAAFDQVLEWVRPNELAADGIHVNQAGHMILARAVLERVGYDWHRPPAAPQGAPR